One part of the Rutidosis leptorrhynchoides isolate AG116_Rl617_1_P2 chromosome 1, CSIRO_AGI_Rlap_v1, whole genome shotgun sequence genome encodes these proteins:
- the LOC139859291 gene encoding protein DOG1-like 4 produces the protein MSLNPNSTAFMAQAMHSETPQRETFHKFFECWICEQNTYLEELVSAANNHSDNQHDDAVLIPLISRVVKHYERYYQAKSTWEKHDAYSMFTPTWRSKLEDAFLWIGGWRPTLAIHLLYSKSGIQLEAKIGDLIRGLTTGDLGDLNQDQIKRIDELQKKTIREERFLSEKYAKQQESVADRSMVELSNAVSEMIRSDNGTENDIEENEKLVGSTLDAKKDGLEELLHMADDLRLETLKAVIDILKPIQAVHYLQAAAELHLRLHDWGKKRDANGVTTAAHSRGNGVEVTT, from the coding sequence ATGTCACTTAATCCTAACAGCACTGCCTTCATGGCACAAGCAATGCACTCTGAAACCCCTCAACGTGAAACATTTCACAAATTCTTCGAGTGTTGGATTTGTGAACAAAATACGTACCTCGAAGAACTTGTTTCGGCTGCAAACAACCACTCCGATAATCAACACGACGACGCGGTATTGATACCGTTGATATCGAGAGTAGTAAAACATTATGAACGATATTATCAAGCTAAGTCAACTTGGGAAAAACATGACGCGTATTCGATGTTTACTCCTACATGGAGGAGTAAACTCGAAGACGCATTTTTATGGATTGGTGGATGGAGACCTACTTTAGCTATTCATTTACTTTATTCAAAATCAGGTATTCAATTAGAGGCTAAAATAGGGGATCTGATACGTGGGCTAACCACAGGTGATTTGGGAGACTTGAATCAAGATCAGATCAAGCGAATCGATGAATTACAAAAGAAAACGATACGTGAGGAGCGCTTTTTGAGTGAAAAATACGCGAAACAACAAGAGTCTGTTGCGGATAGGTCTATGGTTGAGTTATCAAATGCAGTATCAGAAATGATTAGAAGTGATAATGGAACTGAGAATGATATTGAAGAAAATGAGAAGTTAGTGGGATCAACATTAGATGCTAAAAAAGATGGATTAGAGGAATTGTTACACATGGCTGATGATCTGAGATTAGAGACGTTGAAAGCGGTTATTGATATATTGAAACCGATACAAGCCGTTCACTATTTGCAGGCTGCAGCCGAATTGCATCTTCGGTTACATGATTGGGGGAAGAAGAGGGATGCTAATGGCGTTACCACGGCTGCACATAGCCGTGGTAACGGTGTTGAGGTTACTACTTGA